The following coding sequences are from one Arthrobacter crystallopoietes window:
- a CDS encoding cytochrome c oxidase subunit 4, giving the protein MKVESWLFIGLAPFFAIVAVVYGFMVDWQEHVGYLALLLTAGLSVMIGGYLWFTGRRVGARPEDRVDAEIHEGSGEQGHFSPWSWWPLVLSLAAATGFLGLAVGFWITYIGVGLLVVALIGWVYEYSRGDHAH; this is encoded by the coding sequence ATGAAGGTTGAATCCTGGCTCTTTATCGGACTCGCTCCGTTCTTTGCGATCGTCGCCGTAGTCTACGGTTTCATGGTCGATTGGCAGGAACACGTCGGCTATCTGGCCCTGCTTCTGACGGCTGGTCTTTCAGTGATGATCGGCGGGTACCTGTGGTTCACCGGCCGTCGTGTTGGTGCCCGTCCCGAGGACCGGGTGGATGCAGAAATCCACGAAGGTTCCGGCGAGCAGGGGCACTTCAGCCCCTGGAGCTGGTGGCCGCTGGTGTTGAGCCTCGCGGCTGCAACCGGCTTCCTCGGTCTGGCCGTGGGCTTCTGGATCACCTACATCGGTGTCGGCCTGTTGGTCGTCGCACTGATCGGTTGGGTTTATGAATACAGCCGCGGAGATCACGCACACTAA
- a CDS encoding ubiquinol-cytochrome c reductase iron-sulfur subunit → MGDHSHGSPKSSGTVATAGQSEVEKFQDPGLPPHRPRLADKDPRAEKRAEKQVAILFVISIIGTLLFFVGYFAIRLDETIATLRLQNFLLGMGTAFAMLGIGVGIVHWAKTLMPDHEIAEERHAVRTEEDRVIAETMVTEIIEETGIKRRPLIRNTLLGAMILAPLPAIGILRDLSEDLNPDVLRHTMWDAGVRLTRDPSGTPIKASDVTIGSAFHVIPEGLNEAEHKLEEKAKAVVLLMRLNPEDLHVSPGREDWNYNGIVAYSKICTHVGCPVALYEQQTHHLLCPCHQSTFDLTQECKVIFGPATHALPQLPISVDDEGYLVATSDFHEPVGPSFWERG, encoded by the coding sequence ATGGGCGACCATAGTCACGGCAGTCCGAAATCCTCGGGCACCGTTGCTACGGCTGGTCAGAGCGAAGTGGAGAAGTTCCAGGATCCTGGACTTCCGCCACATCGCCCGCGCCTTGCCGACAAGGATCCCCGGGCCGAAAAGCGAGCCGAGAAACAGGTTGCGATTCTGTTCGTAATCTCCATCATCGGTACCCTGCTTTTCTTCGTGGGATACTTTGCCATCCGTTTGGATGAGACCATTGCAACGCTGCGACTGCAGAACTTTTTGCTCGGTATGGGCACTGCCTTTGCCATGCTCGGAATTGGCGTAGGTATTGTCCACTGGGCAAAGACCCTGATGCCCGATCACGAGATCGCAGAAGAACGTCACGCGGTCCGCACCGAAGAAGACCGCGTCATTGCGGAAACGATGGTTACGGAGATCATCGAGGAAACGGGCATCAAGCGCCGCCCGCTGATCCGTAACACGCTCCTCGGCGCCATGATTCTAGCGCCGCTGCCGGCGATCGGGATCCTGCGCGACCTCTCAGAGGACCTGAATCCCGACGTGCTGAGGCACACAATGTGGGACGCAGGAGTCCGTCTGACCCGCGACCCGAGCGGCACACCGATCAAGGCCTCAGACGTCACGATCGGATCGGCTTTCCATGTAATTCCGGAAGGCCTGAACGAAGCTGAGCACAAGCTGGAAGAAAAGGCCAAGGCCGTCGTCCTGCTTATGCGTCTCAATCCGGAGGATCTCCATGTATCCCCCGGCCGCGAAGACTGGAACTACAACGGCATTGTTGCCTACTCCAAGATTTGCACCCACGTGGGATGCCCGGTCGCTCTTTATGAGCAGCAGACGCATCATCTGCTCTGCCCATGCCACCAGTCGACGTTCGACCTGACCCAGGAATGCAAAGTCATTTTCGGTCCGGCCACACATGCCTTGCCGCAGCTGCCTATCAGCGTTGACGACGAGGGATACCTGGTTGCAACCAGCGACTTCCACGAACCCGTCGGACCTAGCTTCTGGGAGCGTGGCTAA
- the ctaD gene encoding cytochrome c oxidase subunit I, with protein MSTYEYTADETGTTVAPRVVPRSKGRIVVNWITSTDHKTIGYMYLIASFIFFCLGGVMALVIRAELFEPGMQILQTKEQYNQLFTMHGTVMLLMFATPLFAGFANVIMPLQIGAPDVAFPRLNALAFWFFLFGSTIAVAGFITPQGAASFGWFAYAPLSSTTFSPGVGGDLWVFGLALSGFGTILGSVNFITTIVCMRAPGMTMWRMPIFTWNTLVTAILVMMAFPPLAAALFALGADRRFGAHIFNPENGGAILWQHLFWFFGHPEVYIIALPFFGIVSEIFPVFSRKPIFGYKGLVYATIAIAALSVTVWAHHMYVTGSVMLPFFAFMTMLIAVPTGVKFFNWIGTMWRGSITFETPMLWSIGFLVTFLFGGLTGIILASPPLDFHVSDTYFVVAHFHYVVFGTVVFAMFAGFYFWWPKWTGKMLNERLGKIHFWLLFLGFHGTFLIQHWLGVIGMPRRYADYLPEDNFTAMNQFSTISSFVLGASLIPFFWNVYITWRNGKKVEVDDPWGFGASLEWATSCPPPRHNFTSLPRIRSERPALDLHHPELAPKHTPKQPAPAAQVFGPADREDA; from the coding sequence GTGTCTACTTACGAGTACACCGCCGATGAAACCGGCACGACAGTAGCGCCGCGCGTCGTTCCCCGCTCCAAGGGACGCATCGTCGTCAACTGGATCACTTCGACGGACCACAAGACCATCGGGTACATGTACCTGATTGCGTCGTTCATTTTCTTCTGCCTCGGCGGCGTGATGGCGCTGGTCATCCGTGCGGAGCTGTTTGAACCCGGTATGCAGATCCTGCAAACCAAGGAGCAGTACAACCAGCTGTTCACCATGCACGGCACGGTCATGCTGCTGATGTTCGCAACGCCGCTGTTCGCCGGCTTTGCCAACGTGATCATGCCGCTTCAGATTGGTGCACCGGATGTTGCCTTCCCGCGGTTGAATGCCCTGGCCTTCTGGTTCTTCCTTTTCGGCAGCACCATCGCAGTTGCTGGTTTCATTACCCCGCAGGGTGCGGCGTCCTTCGGCTGGTTTGCCTACGCGCCGCTGTCCAGCACAACGTTCTCGCCCGGTGTGGGCGGAGACCTCTGGGTCTTCGGCTTGGCTTTGTCCGGTTTCGGCACCATTCTCGGCTCGGTCAACTTCATTACCACCATCGTCTGCATGCGTGCCCCGGGCATGACCATGTGGCGTATGCCGATCTTCACCTGGAACACGCTTGTCACCGCGATCCTCGTGATGATGGCGTTCCCCCCGCTGGCTGCCGCGTTGTTTGCGTTGGGAGCGGACCGACGATTTGGGGCCCACATCTTCAACCCGGAGAACGGCGGCGCCATTCTGTGGCAGCACCTTTTCTGGTTCTTCGGACACCCAGAGGTCTACATCATCGCCCTGCCGTTCTTCGGCATCGTCTCCGAGATCTTCCCGGTGTTCAGCCGCAAACCAATCTTCGGTTACAAGGGCTTGGTGTACGCGACAATTGCCATTGCTGCCTTGTCTGTTACCGTCTGGGCGCACCACATGTACGTTACCGGCTCGGTCATGCTGCCGTTCTTCGCCTTCATGACCATGCTGATCGCAGTGCCTACCGGCGTGAAATTCTTCAACTGGATCGGCACCATGTGGCGTGGATCGATCACGTTCGAGACACCAATGCTTTGGAGCATTGGCTTCCTGGTCACCTTCCTCTTCGGCGGCCTGACCGGTATCATTCTGGCGTCACCGCCGCTGGACTTCCATGTGTCGGACACTTACTTCGTAGTCGCGCACTTCCACTATGTAGTCTTCGGAACCGTGGTCTTCGCGATGTTCGCCGGTTTCTACTTCTGGTGGCCGAAGTGGACAGGCAAGATGCTCAACGAACGCCTCGGCAAGATCCACTTCTGGCTCCTGTTCCTTGGCTTCCACGGCACCTTCCTGATCCAGCACTGGCTCGGAGTCATCGGAATGCCTCGTCGGTATGCGGACTACCTTCCTGAAGACAACTTCACCGCGATGAACCAGTTCTCCACTATCTCCTCGTTCGTGCTCGGCGCGTCCCTGATTCCGTTCTTCTGGAACGTGTACATCACTTGGCGGAATGGCAAGAAGGTCGAGGTCGACGATCCTTGGGGTTTCGGTGCGTCATTGGAATGGGCGACTTCCTGCCCGCCGCCGCGCCACAACTTCACCTCCTTGCCTCGGATCCGTTCCGAGCGGCCTGCCCTGGACCTGCACCATCCGGAGCTCGCTCCCAAACACACGCCGAAGCAGCCCGCTCCGGCCGCCCAGGTCTTCGGACCGGCCGACCGAGAGGATGCATAG
- a CDS encoding dipeptidase, whose translation MTSPSDSGHHPAATRAQPVDVDTLAQAVDARMGQTITSLKELVAIPGIAWEAFDPAELATSAETVAELIRGLGLSDVQILSVSNGETEGGPAVVARRPAAPGKPTVLLYAHHDVQPPGDVALWKTEPFAATEKDGRLFGRGAADDKAGIMAHVASLEALLATMGEDFGVGVTFFIEGEEEAGSPTFRTFLETHQELLRADIIIVADSANWKVGVPALTTSLRGLVDGVIELRALEHAVHSGMFGGPLLDAPTLMARLISTFHDDAGEVAIEGLVSAGPATVDYPEEDFRRDSSVLESVQLAGKGSIADRLWNKPALSVIGMDVPSVALSSNTLLPSARAKISVRLAPGQDPDAAMEAIATHIGNHAPFGAEVSFVPGERGNAFATDTNASAAQAALWALGTAWNTQPVEAGMGGSIPFIADLTELFPQAQILITGVEDPDSRAHSANESLHLGDFRNAVLAEALLLARLNVAGQ comes from the coding sequence ATGACAAGTCCTTCTGATTCCGGCCATCATCCGGCGGCAACACGCGCCCAGCCAGTCGACGTAGACACCCTCGCACAGGCAGTCGACGCCAGGATGGGCCAGACCATTACGTCCTTGAAAGAACTCGTCGCCATACCTGGCATCGCCTGGGAGGCATTCGACCCGGCAGAACTGGCAACCAGCGCCGAAACCGTTGCCGAACTGATACGCGGTCTGGGCTTGAGTGACGTGCAGATCCTGAGCGTTTCCAACGGGGAGACCGAAGGCGGTCCCGCTGTCGTGGCGCGGCGGCCGGCGGCACCCGGCAAGCCCACCGTCCTCTTGTATGCGCACCATGATGTCCAGCCCCCGGGTGACGTGGCGCTTTGGAAAACTGAGCCCTTCGCCGCAACCGAAAAGGACGGGCGGCTCTTCGGCAGAGGAGCGGCCGATGATAAGGCCGGCATCATGGCTCATGTCGCATCTTTGGAGGCGCTGCTGGCGACAATGGGGGAGGACTTCGGCGTCGGAGTGACGTTCTTTATCGAAGGGGAAGAAGAAGCAGGTTCCCCGACATTCCGCACGTTCCTGGAAACACACCAGGAGTTGCTCCGCGCGGACATCATCATTGTCGCCGACTCAGCCAACTGGAAGGTAGGCGTACCTGCCCTCACCACAAGCCTGCGCGGGCTGGTTGACGGGGTCATTGAACTGCGGGCACTGGAACACGCCGTGCACTCGGGCATGTTCGGCGGACCCTTGCTGGATGCGCCCACGCTCATGGCCCGGCTCATTTCCACGTTCCACGACGACGCCGGTGAAGTGGCCATCGAAGGACTTGTCTCCGCGGGGCCCGCGACCGTGGACTATCCAGAGGAAGATTTCCGTCGGGACAGTTCGGTACTGGAGTCAGTGCAGCTTGCTGGGAAAGGAAGCATCGCAGATCGGCTCTGGAACAAGCCGGCGCTGTCGGTCATTGGCATGGACGTGCCGAGCGTGGCATTGAGCTCCAACACTCTCTTGCCCTCTGCACGCGCAAAAATCAGTGTGCGGCTGGCGCCTGGCCAGGATCCTGATGCAGCCATGGAAGCCATTGCCACCCATATCGGCAACCATGCTCCCTTCGGGGCTGAAGTGTCCTTTGTACCCGGCGAACGAGGCAACGCATTCGCCACCGATACAAACGCCTCGGCTGCCCAAGCCGCGCTCTGGGCACTTGGAACAGCGTGGAATACACAGCCCGTCGAGGCGGGCATGGGAGGGTCAATACCATTCATCGCTGATCTGACCGAGCTGTTTCCGCAGGCGCAGATCCTGATTACGGGCGTCGAAGATCCCGATTCACGCGCCCATTCCGCGAACGAATCGCTCCATCTGGGTGATTTCCGCAATGCGGTGCTGGCCGAGGCGCTACTGCTGGCACGCCTAAACGTTGCTGGCCAATGA
- a CDS encoding cytochrome b has protein sequence MSASTSSDTYQPKTSLGRVTNFVDTRVGGSSIVKEFGRKIFPDHWSFMFGEVALYTFVILLLSGTFLTLFFDPSMAETHYDGSYVPLKGVEMSVAYASTLDISFDIRGGLFMRQLHHWSALLFVASVSVHMLRVFFTGAFRRPRELNWLVGCVLLILALAAGFTGYSLPDDLLSGNGLRIIDGVIKAIPLIGTYLSMLIFGGEFPGTAIVGRLYVMHILVVPALILLMIVIHLFMVVTHKHTQYPGPGRTETNVVGFPVGPVYAAKAGGFFFIVFGVVAVIAANFQILPIWDYGPYDPSPVSAGTQPDWYIGFVDGALRLMPGVLWGFPFEYVIFGGFTLSLNVLLPALVPAGILFGLMFGWPWIERWVTKDDREHHILDRPRNAPFRTATGVAGVIWYCVMWAAASSDLIATHFLVSLNDVTYWLRALFFIGPIIGFIVTRRICLALQRKDREIVLHGRETGRIVRLPHGEFIEVHAPLNDYKLHRLVSFESPEVQPAEPDANGKISGTENLRGRLSRFFFEDRVAPVTPAELAAAHSHGSHEEIETAESKAEISSH, from the coding sequence ATGAGTGCTTCGACTTCATCCGATACCTATCAGCCGAAAACCAGTCTCGGACGTGTCACCAACTTCGTAGACACTCGAGTTGGCGGTTCGTCCATCGTCAAGGAATTCGGTCGCAAGATCTTCCCGGACCACTGGTCGTTCATGTTCGGCGAAGTGGCCCTATACACCTTCGTGATCCTGCTGCTGTCGGGAACGTTCCTAACGCTGTTCTTCGATCCGTCGATGGCAGAAACGCACTATGACGGATCCTATGTCCCGCTTAAGGGTGTAGAAATGTCTGTCGCATACGCCTCAACCTTGGATATCTCTTTCGATATCCGCGGTGGGCTCTTTATGCGCCAGCTGCACCATTGGTCTGCGCTGCTCTTTGTAGCGTCGGTCTCGGTGCACATGCTTCGCGTATTCTTTACCGGCGCCTTCCGTCGTCCGCGTGAGCTCAACTGGCTCGTCGGCTGTGTCCTCCTGATCCTGGCTCTGGCAGCAGGCTTCACCGGTTACTCACTGCCGGATGACCTTCTCTCTGGTAACGGACTGCGCATCATCGATGGTGTTATCAAGGCGATTCCGCTCATCGGCACTTACCTATCCATGTTGATCTTCGGGGGCGAGTTCCCGGGCACGGCAATCGTGGGACGTCTCTACGTGATGCACATTCTCGTGGTGCCCGCGCTGATCCTTCTGATGATCGTCATTCACCTGTTTATGGTTGTTACCCACAAGCACACGCAGTACCCCGGCCCGGGCCGTACGGAAACCAATGTCGTCGGTTTTCCTGTTGGACCGGTCTACGCGGCAAAGGCAGGCGGATTCTTCTTCATCGTCTTCGGTGTGGTCGCGGTCATCGCGGCCAACTTCCAGATCCTTCCGATCTGGGATTACGGCCCCTACGACCCCTCCCCTGTTTCCGCCGGTACCCAGCCGGACTGGTACATCGGTTTCGTGGACGGTGCGCTTCGACTCATGCCAGGTGTCCTCTGGGGCTTCCCGTTTGAATACGTGATCTTCGGCGGTTTCACGCTGTCGCTGAACGTATTGCTCCCGGCCCTCGTTCCGGCGGGCATTCTGTTCGGCCTGATGTTTGGGTGGCCGTGGATCGAACGCTGGGTAACCAAGGACGACCGCGAACACCACATCCTGGACCGTCCACGCAACGCTCCCTTCCGTACAGCAACCGGTGTGGCCGGGGTGATCTGGTACTGCGTCATGTGGGCAGCAGCCAGCTCCGACCTCATCGCTACTCACTTCCTCGTGTCGCTGAACGATGTCACCTACTGGCTCCGCGCGCTGTTCTTCATCGGACCGATCATCGGGTTCATCGTGACCCGGAGAATCTGCCTCGCGCTGCAGCGCAAGGACCGTGAGATCGTTCTCCACGGCCGCGAGACCGGACGTATTGTCCGTCTCCCGCATGGCGAGTTCATCGAGGTCCATGCGCCGCTGAACGACTACAAGCTGCACCGCTTGGTCAGCTTCGAGTCCCCGGAGGTTCAGCCAGCCGAGCCGGACGCCAACGGAAAGATCTCCGGCACCGAGAACCTACGTGGGCGCCTGTCCCGCTTCTTCTTCGAGGACCGTGTCGCTCCCGTTACACCGGCCGAGCTCGCAGCCGCCCACAGCCATGGCAGCCACGAAGAAATCGAAACCGCAGAGAGCAAGGCTGAAATCTCCAGCCACTGA
- a CDS encoding c-type cytochrome, giving the protein MKALSQKRRHPLAAIALLLMGLLVTGGLYAVAGTVNEAQATTTTYSAQDIEEGEKLFVSNCATCHGLGAVGAPEGAHGNQAGPSLIGVGAAAVDFQVGTGRMPMQMTGPQAQQKPKQFNDEQTMQLAAYVASLGAGPAIPEEQYLDASEGDPAAGGELFRVNCAMCHNAAAAGGALTRGKFAPALAGVSEKHIYEAMVTGPQNMPVFSDANISPEGKQDIVAFLKTIEEQGSPGGNSLGSLGPVSEGLLIWTAGLGVIIAFTIWLTQRSS; this is encoded by the coding sequence GTGAAGGCACTTTCGCAAAAGCGGCGACATCCGCTGGCGGCCATTGCCCTGTTGCTTATGGGTCTGCTGGTTACCGGCGGTCTTTACGCCGTAGCCGGTACGGTCAACGAGGCCCAGGCGACAACCACCACATACTCGGCACAGGACATCGAAGAGGGCGAAAAGCTCTTCGTTTCAAACTGCGCCACTTGTCACGGGTTGGGTGCAGTTGGCGCTCCGGAAGGTGCCCACGGAAATCAGGCAGGTCCTTCTCTGATCGGTGTCGGCGCAGCGGCCGTCGACTTCCAGGTCGGCACGGGGCGTATGCCGATGCAGATGACCGGACCTCAGGCACAGCAGAAGCCCAAGCAGTTCAATGACGAGCAGACCATGCAGCTGGCCGCTTACGTTGCTTCGCTGGGGGCCGGTCCGGCCATTCCCGAGGAACAGTACCTCGATGCCAGCGAAGGTGATCCCGCTGCCGGCGGCGAACTGTTCCGCGTCAACTGCGCCATGTGCCATAACGCTGCAGCCGCCGGCGGTGCCCTCACCCGCGGTAAGTTCGCACCGGCACTCGCCGGCGTGAGCGAGAAGCACATCTACGAAGCCATGGTTACCGGCCCGCAGAACATGCCCGTCTTCAGCGATGCCAACATCTCCCCCGAAGGCAAGCAAGACATCGTCGCCTTCCTGAAGACCATTGAAGAACAGGGATCACCCGGTGGTAATTCCCTTGGATCGCTCGGCCCCGTTTCCGAAGGCCTCCTGATCTGGACAGCGGGCCTTGGAGTCATCATCGCCTTCACGATCTGGCTGACCCAGCGGTCATCCTGA
- the coxB gene encoding cytochrome c oxidase subunit II: MSSHDRTGSRRARITKATGLGVVGALLLTGCSEEVRLGWLPTERGTTNHTDRVIDLWVNSWIAALAIGVITWGLLIWCIVAYRRRKNETGYPRQISYNLPLEIFYTAVPLVMVMVLFYFTEKDMSAITARDDNPDQIIDIRGKQWSWDFNYVTEDKYLAGVQAHLTGETGIPETLPTLYLPVNQSVELQLNSRDVIHSFWVPAFLQKVDMIPGKTNYITLTPQREGVFDGKCAELCGEYHSEMLFRVEVVSEAEFEQRMSELEDGQIGEEYDRNPYAESAE; the protein is encoded by the coding sequence GTGAGTTCGCACGACCGAACCGGCAGTCGGCGCGCCAGGATCACCAAGGCTACGGGCCTTGGCGTAGTAGGCGCGCTGTTGTTGACGGGATGTTCAGAAGAAGTCCGATTGGGATGGTTGCCCACTGAACGGGGTACAACCAACCACACCGATCGGGTCATCGATTTGTGGGTGAACTCCTGGATTGCCGCACTGGCCATCGGCGTCATCACTTGGGGCCTGCTTATCTGGTGCATCGTGGCGTACCGCCGCCGGAAGAACGAGACGGGCTATCCGCGCCAGATCAGCTACAACCTGCCGTTGGAAATCTTCTATACGGCTGTACCGTTGGTCATGGTTATGGTGCTGTTCTACTTCACCGAAAAGGACATGAGCGCCATCACGGCCCGGGACGACAACCCGGACCAGATCATTGATATCCGCGGTAAGCAGTGGTCCTGGGACTTTAACTACGTCACGGAAGACAAGTACCTCGCAGGCGTTCAGGCACACCTGACTGGCGAAACGGGTATCCCGGAGACTCTGCCCACTCTTTACCTGCCGGTGAACCAGAGCGTAGAGCTGCAGCTCAACTCCCGCGACGTCATCCACTCCTTCTGGGTACCTGCGTTCCTGCAGAAGGTGGACATGATCCCGGGCAAGACCAACTACATAACGTTGACTCCTCAGCGTGAAGGCGTCTTTGATGGAAAGTGCGCCGAGCTTTGCGGCGAATACCATTCGGAAATGCTGTTCCGTGTGGAGGTCGTCTCCGAGGCCGAATTCGAGCAGCGCATGAGCGAGCTTGAAGACGGTCAGATCGGTGAGGAATATGACCGTAACCCGTACGCCGAATCGGCTGAGTAA
- a CDS encoding GntR family transcriptional regulator, with amino-acid sequence MVSKAAAAIPGEIDDASRTSKHAQLREILRRHAKENCEPGGPFPSERELTERFGVARMTVRQAIDSLVAEQVLERIVGLGTFVSQPKLDLQVKLTSYSEEMQRRGMVPDARVLSFEQIGAAPLVARELQIEEGQPVVRFRRLMLADGDPMSVDENFIPASRVPGILDDPPPTSLYNVLSERYGLVMEWGEDTIEATAAQPSIARLLNVDIGAPLLKIQRHAYVSRTMADFSISYYRADRYKLWVPLQRPGGRSPRSYNVKRF; translated from the coding sequence TTGGTATCAAAAGCAGCAGCGGCGATTCCCGGAGAGATCGACGATGCGTCCAGAACCTCCAAGCACGCTCAATTGCGTGAGATACTCCGGCGTCATGCGAAGGAGAATTGCGAGCCAGGGGGACCGTTTCCCTCTGAAAGGGAACTCACTGAACGTTTCGGTGTGGCACGTATGACGGTGCGACAAGCCATTGACTCGCTGGTCGCCGAGCAGGTGCTGGAACGCATCGTGGGACTTGGGACATTCGTAAGCCAACCCAAACTGGATCTGCAGGTGAAGCTGACTTCCTACAGCGAAGAGATGCAGCGCCGTGGCATGGTCCCGGACGCCCGGGTCTTGAGCTTTGAGCAGATCGGCGCAGCCCCGCTGGTTGCGCGTGAGCTTCAGATTGAGGAAGGGCAGCCTGTGGTGCGTTTCCGCCGGCTGATGCTGGCCGATGGCGATCCAATGAGCGTGGATGAGAACTTCATTCCTGCCAGCCGGGTCCCTGGCATACTGGATGATCCGCCTCCCACCTCCCTCTACAACGTTCTCAGTGAACGCTATGGGTTGGTGATGGAATGGGGCGAAGACACCATCGAAGCCACAGCAGCGCAACCATCTATCGCCAGACTGCTGAACGTCGACATCGGCGCCCCGTTGCTCAAGATTCAACGCCACGCCTATGTATCGAGAACCATGGCAGACTTTTCAATCTCGTATTACCGGGCCGACCGCTACAAGCTGTGGGTGCCCCTCCAGCGGCCTGGCGGGCGGTCGCCGCGTTCCTACAACGTTAAGCGGTTCTAG
- a CDS encoding cytochrome c oxidase subunit 3 has translation MTTATHAPSTPAHPTLNRPNLVSVGTVVWLSSELMFFAGLFAMYFTLRATSPEMWATETAKLDVPFALVNTIILVASSFTCQFGVFAAERLQARRTGSPFNVARWGMVEWFLLTFLMGAIFVSVQAYEYAHLVSEGVSLSSNAYGSAFYITTGFHGLHVAGGLIAFLLIIGRAYVAKKFGHFEATSAIVTSYYWHFVDVVWIALFIIIYFLK, from the coding sequence GTGACAACTGCAACCCACGCCCCCAGTACCCCGGCACATCCCACGCTGAACCGCCCAAACCTCGTTTCCGTCGGAACCGTTGTATGGCTGTCCAGCGAGCTGATGTTCTTTGCCGGCCTTTTCGCTATGTACTTCACCCTGCGAGCCACCTCACCAGAGATGTGGGCCACCGAAACGGCAAAACTCGACGTTCCGTTCGCGTTGGTCAACACCATCATCCTGGTAGCCAGCTCCTTCACCTGCCAGTTTGGTGTATTCGCGGCCGAACGCCTTCAGGCCCGCCGAACCGGCAGCCCCTTCAACGTCGCACGTTGGGGAATGGTCGAGTGGTTCCTGCTCACCTTCCTCATGGGCGCCATCTTTGTGTCTGTACAGGCTTATGAGTACGCCCACCTCGTCTCCGAGGGAGTATCGCTTTCCTCCAACGCTTACGGTTCGGCGTTCTACATCACCACAGGCTTCCATGGTCTTCACGTCGCTGGTGGACTGATCGCGTTCCTGCTGATCATTGGCCGCGCCTATGTCGCGAAGAAGTTCGGTCACTTTGAAGCGACCTCAGCGATCGTCACCTCCTACTACTGGCACTTCGTCGATGTGGTTTGGATCGCTCTGTTCATCATCATTTACTTCCTGAAGTAA
- a CDS encoding DUF3043 domain-containing protein, whose amino-acid sequence MFGRKKEAPSPQETVDQQAQAVPERDQMTGKGAPTPKRKAQEAARKRPLVPNDRKAARAASRDAQREERIRMRQAMDTGDERHLPFRDKGPQKRFVRDFVDARWVLGEFLIVFALIFVVLSFIRDLNVQAIILVGFWILLACVAIDAFILGRQLKKRLVAKFGESERGAVWYGVMRGLQLRRMRLPKPQVKRGQYPS is encoded by the coding sequence GTGTTTGGACGAAAAAAAGAGGCTCCCTCGCCCCAGGAAACCGTAGACCAGCAGGCCCAGGCCGTCCCTGAACGGGACCAGATGACGGGCAAAGGCGCGCCGACGCCCAAACGGAAGGCTCAGGAAGCCGCGCGCAAGCGTCCGCTCGTTCCGAACGACCGTAAGGCGGCACGGGCCGCCAGCCGGGATGCGCAGCGCGAAGAGCGGATCCGCATGCGCCAGGCCATGGACACCGGGGACGAGCGCCATCTGCCGTTCCGCGACAAGGGGCCGCAGAAGCGCTTCGTCCGCGACTTTGTTGACGCCCGTTGGGTCCTCGGCGAGTTCCTGATCGTGTTCGCACTGATCTTTGTTGTGCTCAGCTTCATCCGCGACCTGAACGTCCAGGCGATCATTCTGGTCGGTTTCTGGATTCTGCTTGCCTGCGTGGCGATTGATGCCTTCATCCTGGGACGCCAGCTCAAGAAGCGGTTGGTCGCTAAGTTCGGAGAGTCGGAACGCGGCGCCGTTTGGTACGGCGTGATGCGCGGACTGCAGTTGCGCCGGATGCGTCTGCCCAAGCCGCAGGTCAAGCGCGGCCAGTACCCCTCCTAA
- a CDS encoding HesB/IscA family protein: MSETTSTATDTTTQTEAELPTHEVALSDVAAGKVRSLLEQEGRTDLRLRVAVQPGGCSGLIYQLYFDERMLDGDAVRDFDGVEVIVDKMSVPYLSGASIDFEDTISKQGFTIDNPNAGGSCACGDSFH, from the coding sequence ATGAGTGAAACCACCAGCACTGCAACCGACACCACAACCCAGACCGAGGCTGAACTGCCTACGCACGAGGTTGCCCTAAGCGACGTTGCAGCCGGCAAGGTCCGCAGTCTGCTCGAACAGGAGGGCCGCACAGATCTTCGTCTGCGCGTTGCCGTACAGCCCGGCGGATGTTCGGGGCTCATTTACCAGCTCTACTTCGACGAGCGCATGCTGGACGGGGACGCAGTGCGCGACTTCGACGGCGTGGAGGTCATCGTGGACAAGATGAGTGTTCCTTACCTCAGCGGTGCTTCGATCGACTTCGAGGACACCATTTCCAAGCAGGGCTTTACCATCGATAACCCGAATGCTGGTGGGTCCTGTGCCTGTGGAGACTCGTTCCACTAG